The Thermoplasmatales archaeon genome includes the window CCTTGCTGCATTCCACATTTGGGAATATATGCTTTGCCTCATTATATAGTGTTTCGACAGAGTTATACCTGGGGCTATAGTGGAACAAAAAGAGCTTCCCAACGTTTGCATCACGTGCTATTTCAGCAGCCTGCCTTGAAGAAGAATGACCAAATTCGTTTACAGCAGGTTCAAGAGATGAATCCGTCGTTGTGTCGTGTATCAGAACATCTGCTCCATTGGCGAATTGTTTCATTCCTTCCATTGGCCTCGTATCACCAGTGTAAACGATTGACCTGCCTCTCTTTATGCCAGCGGAAACCTGGTCCAGAGTGAAAATATTCCCTTCTACTTCTATTGAACCTTTTTCCCGGAGTTCTTCCAGCTTTCTTGAAGGAACACCGATTTCATCGGCTTTATCACGATCTATTTTCACAAGGTCGTACTCGCTTATCTTATAGGACATTGCCGGGACCGTGTGATCATTCTTGAATGTAGCGATCGAAAACTTTCCAAAGTCGTATTTTTTATCATAATCAAGTTCATTCACAATTAGATCAAATTTAAGGTTGAAATAACCAATATTAAATGCGTTAGAGAGAACTTTTATAGCACCTCTCGGGCCGAATACATTCAATGGTTTTTGCCGGTTATTGAACGACATGCTCTGTATCATCCCCAGAATGCCAAGGAAATGATCTCCATGAAAATGTGTAATGAACACATTGTCAATTCCCATGAATGATATTGGACTCTTCATTAACTGTTTCTGAGTTCCTTCACCACAGTCAAAAAGATTTATTGTTTCATCCACCTGGACAACAACTGCGGGGAGACCTCGTCCTGGTGTAGGCCATGATCCGCCAGTGCCTATGAAAGTTATCTTAAAGCTCGAAACCATATGGCGTAAACGCATTATGAGTAATTAATGCTAGCACCCTGAATTCTCTTGGTGGCAAACGGGAGTTCCTCTATAGTCCGGACAGGCATGGATTTCCTGATTGAATTCCATAGGAAAGAGTCCACAGTGCACCCGGAGCCAACAAGGTATGTTTCAATCCTGTGTTTAAGTTCCATGCCTTTTCTGTCGAAATCCGTTAATATGATAACCTCCTTGTAGGACCTTCCCAGTGTCTCAGAAAAATCGAGCAGGCTGTTTCCAGAGTTTACCTGAATTATCTCGCCTTCGAACGACAATTTACGAAGACTCGCCACATCATTCTTCCCTTCCACAA containing:
- a CDS encoding toprim domain-containing protein — translated: MMSEKKILKILEKYKIKNFKTPIIVEGKNDVASLRKLSFEGEIIQVNSGNSLLDFSETLGRSYKEVIILTDFDRKGMELKHRIETYLVGSGCTVDSFLWNSIRKSMPVRTIEELPFATKRIQGASINYS
- the rnz gene encoding ribonuclease Z is translated as MVSSFKITFIGTGGSWPTPGRGLPAVVVQVDETINLFDCGEGTQKQLMKSPISFMGIDNVFITHFHGDHFLGILGMIQSMSFNNRQKPLNVFGPRGAIKVLSNAFNIGYFNLKFDLIVNELDYDKKYDFGKFSIATFKNDHTVPAMSYKISEYDLVKIDRDKADEIGVPSRKLEELREKGSIEVEGNIFTLDQVSAGIKRGRSIVYTGDTRPMEGMKQFANGADVLIHDTTTDSSLEPAVNEFGHSSSRQAAEIARDANVGKLFLFHYSPRYNSVETLYNEAKHIFPNVECSKEMLEYEVSAHSVLS